cacaatttccttttttttttaggtttttttaatatgccaCAAGCGTCCGTTTCTCTTACTTATCTCGACTTAAACCAAAATTCCTATTAATCTAAGGGATATCACAAGATGACAATCTGAAAATTCAGCAACTACCACAAgataattcacatatttttctcaagacACACTAACTTCATTAACAAGTTGGTGGTCAATAGAACTTTTCAGccaccaaacaaaaaatttcacattCCACACATTAATACGAATTTCAACTTGACTACAACATGACAATAAAAGGGGACATTATGAGAAATTACTCGTATCCTTTGGTGGTCTAAAGCTTTAAAAGACAAATCCTTGACTGCTCAACACTACACTCAAAAGagttataatatagaaaaactatGGCCAAGAAAACAGCATTTTAGGACTCACAATGCAAGACAGCAGTAATTTACTTTGACTGACCATTGCATTGCATGGTACAGTCCAACACCCGCATACCTAGAATCTCTAATGGACTCTTTAAGGCAAAATTGTTGTAGGTAATACTGTTCAGCCTTCCACCCTCTCCCTTGTGCTTGCAATTGGCAAGATCTCACAAGAGAAAGCCCACAAAATAGAAGTAGTAAAgcaatatatacttttatttcattgtaattacagcacaagaaaattaatttgatgtactaattgttttttttcctatcTCCATTTCAAAGTTTCGCACATGAAAGAACTTGAGGTTGGTCTTAAAATGGATTGGACACTACATCCATGCATAAACAGATGCCAAGAAACATAATGGATTCATCTCCACCAGGTTTCTATAATCAAGTGAAAGAGTGCACTCTAACTTCCCACGATTAACAAAACACCCATCATGGTTCATAGTCGAGTTTCTAAAATTCAGCAAATGGCCAGCAAAGGCTTGGTCATATAACAAATGGTGATGCAtctcataatattatacacATCAACATGCTTTCCAAATATCAAAGGTGAAAATAAGACTCCAAACAAATCAACCTGACACCACCCATTTGTTCAGAGATCCGGCCAGCAACATTGAGCTTTACATCCATCCTTGCAGCTGCAATGCTATGTCCCTGCCTCTTAATCGATTCTGGAAATCAACAATTAACATGACTTAGTTGAAGAAGGCAAATTAGTCTCAGTTCTGCTGGAGATCAATATATACCTCCATTCTTGCCTCACTTTGAGAAACAAACTGCTTAAAACACTTCTGGTCAGTCAATTGAACATCTTGAAGAACATGGTTGACCTacagttgacaatttcaacaACCGAATCAATCAATCTCCAGTTGTTtctaagaaatttaataagaaaatcgACAGTTGAGGACCAAAGCATGTTTCCCATCGAGCTATGACAGTTGGTTTCATTAGAGAATAACACAACCTACCATTCAATTCAATAAGACCAAAACTAGAACACAAAGCAACAGTACAAAACGAGAACATATAGAGAACCAAACCCTGACAAGCATAAGATGTTAACTTATCAGTTTGTCCCCTTTCTTAAACCTTCTAATATATAGAGAAGTGCACTGTGCTTAAAAAGGGCATGAACAAAAggaatgaatataaatatgcacacaaGTACCTGTAAAAAAAGTGACTAGTATTCCCCCAAGTAGATATTAGGTATACATAAACATGAGAGATGCACAAGAAATACACCAAACTAAATGAacggaaatatatataaagttataaaCACAAGTACATTGCATGGAATGAGAGAAGGAACTCCAATAGGTACCTTGGATCATGGCTTAGTCACAGTAAACTACACAaactatttatgtaaaaattctGGCTTATAAGTATCAACACTTTTCAACCTACCAACACACTTTTCAACTACGCCATGACCCAGTATACCTTGGATCATGGCTTAGTCACATTAGACTATACAaactatttatgtaaaaagatTGGCTTGCAAGTATCATCACTTTCCACCTACCTAGACATAGTTCAAAGGAATCTTacacaaattcaattaaacatCATGGTAACAATGTTATAGCCCTCCATCAACTTGAAGAATGACAATGGTGGGGTTCAAAATTagcatgtaattaaattacaaagaaaaaataccaGAATTACCAGGTAAATAAATCTTCAACACGTTCAGACATAGCTTTGCCTCGAACATAATATGGCTGCAGGGCTCCTCCTTCCCTCGAACTGATGGTGTTAAAGGATATACTGATATCCCACCAGCTTTTCTTCCAATTAATTGGTTCAGTTTTACAAAATCCAAATCTTAGTACCCATCTCCAGCAATGACTAGCTGTTGACACAACAtatcatatcaatttaatGTTAGATTTGATGATGAGAGTTACCATGAAACTACTAAAACTGTGAAGGCCCTTAAAACCATCAGAAATTGAAGCTGGTTCTTGAATTAGAAGATAAAGAGGGACGAAAATTGGATTTGGACAGGTCAAGGGGACCaaacatcataaaagaaaaagtggctTCCATTAAAACTTCATGTAATAGAATTCATCATTCACAAAAAGAACTAGCATGGTtctgaaaattaattgttacAAGTCATAAGAAAAGCGGAAATCTCTGCTCACCAGATGCATACGAGATTATTTGCCTTTTCAATGGTGAAATATAATGAGCCCCTTGGAATGCAGCAGCACGCAGTACATTGAGTGGTCTGAAATCAACGGAATATGCCTTCTGAAAGCCATCCAGAATTGCCATCATTGTCAAGTTTGCAGGTCTCCTGTCTGATTTATATCCTCTTAGCAATGACACCTGAGCAACCATGGAACGCTCATGATTTAGATAAATGTTCATGTCTTACAAATTGTCACATCTTAAGAGCTGGAATAACAAAGGAAGATTACGGGATAATTATACAGACACATACCCTCAGGTTTGGGTATTACGGATTAaacgaaaaaaagaaaaaaaaaatgagggaaAGGCCTATGAAGCATGATAATAAAGATCTATGAAGCACTTTATTCTCCACAACACACCTAAATGAAAACCACAAACAAGATAATCTGTGAACATTACAGGTTTCATCACGGAAGGAGACAGCTGCAGAATTGTGCTTACCCTAgtatttctttgttaatgTCTCTGGCATTGTACCTTGTATATCCAAAACCAGTGTAATCCCAAACCTAGAAGAAGacattcatcaaattcagATGTAAACTGTTCCAACAATCCTTAGCaacatttttctaattttaagtagaagaaaattactgaccatatgatattataatagaGCAAGTTAAACACATTAGGATTgtcaaagcaaaaattaaatgaaagaagCACTAGAAAGCAAGATAAAGATGACATGTAAGATGGAGGGAGAAAGTATTTGCAAGCAAGAAAGTGAGAGCAAACTTAGGACATCAACAGAGAGTATTCCAGTATTCCTTCTTTATCTATCAATATATgaacaatgagaaaatattgggCCAAGAAGGATTGTTCAAACAGCAGTAACATTTCGCAATACCATAATTTGAGGCCTCCTCCTCGCTCTGTCTCTCCCCCCtgcttttcttggttttctttaCTCTATTCTTTTGGGTGAGAAATGAACANNNNNNNNNNNNNNNNNNNNNNNNNNNNNNNNNNNNNNNNNNNNNNNNNNNNNNNNNNNNNNNNNNNNNNNNNNNNNNNNNNNNNNNNNNNNNNNNNNNNNNNNNNNNNNNNNNNNNNNTTGATGGTGGGGTAGGGTGAGGGTATTTTGGCGGTGGGAGGACGGAACTGCGGCGTCTCTCCTTCGCCGGCTTTGGCTTTCTTGGAGGGAGAAACTGAGGGGTATTGTTTGAGGTGTGACGGCCTTCCTCGTACCTGCAATATCACCCACTTGCCTCATCTGCTTCTCCACATTCAGCAACATGTCAATTTTCGCTTCCAAATCTCCGCCTCCATATTCctacaaaattaaaccaaaacatTCGATAAATCACAGCACGAGATATAAAATGGGTAAGCCAACAATAGCGTATAAGCTAATTGGAAATCAGGAACGCGCATTTGCTTACCATTTCGATCGAATAGATACGACCAATTGGGGAAATTTTCGTGCAATcgatgaaaaacaaaaccctagagagagagagagagaggagagagttGTGAATATGTTTTACCATGCGACCATCTTACCTCTAATAAACCTTTTacgaaaattataaaatttttattatacattttgacccctaaattatgtttattataacaaaagtccccgtaaaaaaataatttagttttgacaaaacaaaaacacccctttaacttatttttatattttttgtttcacttcctaagtatatttaattaaaaaatctctctcaaaactacttttagtaattttaaaattttcactcaaatttttatttaaacaacaatattcaaaatgtatagctttatataaactatataatacataaaaaaaagtttataagttcaatatgaaaatatgttttacaaagaaaattatttacaagatcaatttaattttataaaaaagtatcttatataacttataatttttatattaaattacatgcataaatatttaaaatataacagtCTGAATTATATAGCCACATACTATAAGAACCTTGTCCAAGATACAATAATACTTTATGATAGACTTAAGAAATATCCATCATCACtcataacttatatatttttatattaaattacatgcacaaatatttaaaatatagcatatcatcactcataaaataataaaatattatatattaattatatcaacaaattagCATATTTTATAGTACGTATACataaatgttcaaaataattttttagatgatgTTGACAATTCCTCTAGAAAAAAACTTcactatatataacaatacaaaataaaaattatgtaaatattttagaaattatataaaataaatgaattgaaaatttatagagtttattcaaatttcatactaattacaaaagttataaattttggataatatttattttaaataaaaaattataataattgagattacgtttttttgtgatgactataataaatatattttagaggGTGCAAAcaataagggtatttttgttataaagcTTTTGGTCCATATTATGAGGgagtttgttatattttatagtttaaaggGGTATATATGACGATTTTATGTATACTTTAGGGATGGAAAGTGCATTTgacccaaaattttattttattttatttgagattTTCAATTGAGGATGTTTACAATCAAAACTAGTATAGTAAGTTccttttactaaattttttttatatttatacatttggttgtttttgttataaatgttattaactcaagtttttatatatatattttattttgttgtgaaaATATGGCatagcaaaataatattgctattgttatttattttagaggtCAATGGATTTATTCATATGATTGTGTGAGTTATGATCACTCTTTAgtcatatttatgaaaatatattatagtacTACGTTTGTTGAACTAGAGTcgattttgtatgaaaaactTGGTCTTAATGTTTGATACAAAGTTATGTGAGATAACATATATTGTATGGGATAGTTACCCCTCCCATTcttaaggtttggtgtaactaaacgtaaattttatgtaatttaaaaaaattaaatctagtaATCCTAAAGTTTGTTATGTTACTCAAAGTTCACAGAATTTactaatatgaataaaaaaatgaatgaaaatccattaTTACCCccaatttacttattattgacttattgcaggtcaaacaaatctttttatagCCAAACTACCCTGcatcttcacatgttaatgcatgtaaggaagtatattttctagtttagtcagaaagtattattttatttgaaataagtcaataataagtcaattgagcataaatatgaattgtcatcctttttttaaaaaaatattagcaatctttatgaattttaagtgacaaatgggtaaatttattagacgaaagtaAACCTCATGAGTACTAAATGTAAATTTCCAAACCACAGGagatctacgtgtaattatatcaaatctcaaggAAAGACAGGTAATTATTTGGgccaaattgcataaaacccccatgtaatttaaaaactcaGCAAAAGTCTCccttttgatttgaaaataggcaaaaaacccctatgtctattttttttggataaatgtaagtttcattaataaaataatagtacagtacaacatggtgGTTATTAGCTGGTGTCTCCcccgacaggccaagggatacgccaaagtctaaataagctcgtgtactgactaaACTAGGTAAAGTAATGCTATGTATCCGCTGCCTGATGTCCTCAATAATTACTACTGCCATGGTGCTGGGTGTCCTTTCGGTttgctcgaatcgtctcaaattcctcttcttccaaatgtggtaaacacatgatgctaatagcgCTCGGTAAGACATGTTAATAGTGTGCTTACCCCTCCATTTCCAGGACGCCCATGTAATATCCGTCctccagtctctattgggccacgaGAATCGTACTATTTTTCGAATTTCTatgagacactgtcgactaaatctacattgaaaaaataagtggcCACGTGTCTCCGTTGCTCCCTCGCTGCATAGAATACACGGGCCAAGGTGGgctagccatggtttatccgtcgtagccaacttgccaagaatagcaagccataggatgaataagtgacgtggAACCTTGAgggatcccgaaagtagtgaggACCAGTCTACTTTCTGTCCAGGTGGATCAAAAAGCCTGTAAAGAGCGTGAACTGTAGGAAGCCCATGATTGAACCTCCAAATAAtgcggtcctcccctccatggataGTGGGCAGTACATGTGTGAttttcaaacactcaaaatctgtgatagaGGGCCAATGTTactctcctccactaatcaccaGACTAAGTTTAGTTGACTCCTCTAATCCAAGTAACCTCGGTCCACGTGGGAATCTGTCACTAAGGGGTCCCAGATGATGTCATGGGTCCTGCCACAAGTAGAATCTCCTCACATCTCCTATTTGATAATCCACCATAAATCGGAGGAAGATCCGTAAACGGAGGATTTTTCGCCATACCCATGATCCTCCATGCTCTCTAATCGTTCAGATGGAAGTATCTCGTAAACGACCCTAGTAGAGCCACTCAACCCATATCAAGGTCCTATCgcacctgatgatatcacataCTTTCTTAGccattaatgcacgattcTAGATAgtaatatccttgaatcctaggCCTCCCTCATCCTTCTACCGACACAGGTCTTTCCACGCAACCTTGGTATAACCACTGGTTGATATCCCTTTCCACAAGAAAATTCGcagcctcttctcaatttcgtttgtaactttctttggcagtATGAACGCCgatgcccaatataaactcagcgacatgagtacagatttaataatttgtaccctGCCAGCATAAGACAGTGcaataccctcccaaccagcaatacgcTTATCAATTTTTACCAATAATGGACGACAATCAACAATTGTTAAGCGAGATGATAAGAGATGTAGCCCCAAATACCTTATCGGTAAGACACCCTCCTGAAACCCGAGTGTTGTCAGCATCTCCTTGCGCAATCCTTGGGCTGAACGTGAGATAGTAAGATGGCTTTGCTGCACGTTCAGCCTGAGCCCCGACCATATAGCAAATCAATCCAATCCTGTGTTAATGACTccaatagagtccatatcagcatgACAGAATAACAACAAGTCATTAGCAAAGCCCAACTGAAAAACCCTGGATGTATCACATTTCCAgtggaaggaaaataattcatcctgatTAATCAACTGTAGTATACCCAAGTATAGTACTTCCATTACAAGCACGAACAAGTATGGCGAAAGAGGATCTCCTTGTCGAAGCCTTCTGGCCCCCTtaaagaaaccatgaggtttcccattcagcccaacagaaaatgaagttgtaGTAACACAcacctcaatccacttcacgaaattagagggaacccaaataactccatcaccgCTATCAtaaagtcccactccaccgtgtcgtatgccttccgaatgtccacttttaaGGCACATCAGGATGGTAGACGGGCCTGGTTGTAGCCTGTAAATAGCTCCTAcgccaacataatattgtctccaaTGCTTCGACCGGGCACAAATGTCGCTTGGCACGGACTAATTAGTTTGTCCaatatcacactcaaccgttggacaatgAGTTTGGCGATAATCTTATATAACATATTACAGTaagatataggacgaaaatcacCAACGGACATAGGAGAGTGTACCTTGGGTATAAGAGCCagaagtgtagtatttatctgcttcagaattCATCCCGTAGTAAAGAAATCCAACACTGCCGACGTCACTTCCTGCCCtactataggccatgcagctttgaaaaAGCCCGATGAATACTCGTTTGGCCCCGGTGCCTTAtcctcagcaatgtcaaaaactgcCTGCTTGGCATCTGCTGGTGTGAATGGCAAGAGTAAAGAGCTAACGTCCTCTTCATTCAATAGATGTCTCACCCATGGTCGAAGGAACCGCAGATCCATCACGTCTCTCCTTCTTTCCCCACCAAGTAGGTTTTGATAGTACATGACAAACTCATCGACTACTGCTTGTGGTTCTATGTGagtggctccatgatcatcattgatttgtaagattctccgCGCCGATCTCCGTTGAGtaatcttacgaaagaatacCTGGGAGCGCTGGTcacccccttcatccactgcatttttgctCGCTGTTGGAGCATactttgttcaagtttggctGCTTTGGCTAGTATGAATCGGCAACAATGTTCTAGCTGCAAGAATAATTCATCCTGTCTGTTAGAACTGACAAGCAGTtgcgccatctcaagaaaccctttagCCAGCTGGACATTATGTGATAAGCCTCCCTTATTCCTCTTCTCCTCTCTAAACACTGATttaagtgctttgagttttcttgttaccgcatacataggcaccccaataatgttatgttgccaaacctgctgcacactgggaataaacGCTGGTGATGAGGTgaggtaattatcgaatcgaaacatacctccatattgttGTTGACTATCCCCGTATAGATCAACGGTGAGTGATCTGAGGTACGTGGGGTGAGGCTAGTGTAAAAAGATGTTGGAATcgagccatccatctatcattaatcatCATTCGATCCAACCTTTTCCAAAGACTCTGTGGACTTGCACTGCAGTTATGCCACGTAtaccattctccctgcatgggtgATGGTAGTAAACCTGCATTCTGAATGCAGTCATTAAACTCTTCCATTGCCATTCGAATGTCTCCCGATGCTCCACATATTTCACTAAGATCTCGTACCacattgaaatcccctccaataAGCCACGGGATATCAACAGTCTGCATGGCAATAGTCATTAGGGAACCCCATAACTCCCTCCTGTCTGCCACCTCCGTAGCTCCATAAATCACAATAATGGCAATTGACTCACGTAGTGACCGTATATAAACAAGGCAATGGATGAATTGCGTACCATATTCAacaacatcaacatcaataaagtTATCATCCCACGCAATCCAAAGCCGATTACCAACCattccataatccacaaaccatttccaattgGGTAATAAGAAAGATTGAATAGCAGCTACATTATtaatacgaacacgagtttcaagaagaccaaggaattgtaacctgaacaCAGCAATGATATCCGTCACTGCTAGTTGATGGTctcttttgttcaggccacgaatATTCCATATTACTGCATTCAACATGGGTCACCAAGAACGGGGCTGCTTTGATTAGGACCCCGTGACATctcatctgcatcatcaagtAAGTGTAGAGCATCAAACGTATTATATACGACAATTTCCTTACCCTTACCCTTTCGACTCGGCCTTTCGCGACCACCACGAGGAGGTTCACGGCCATCTCTCTGCTTATCCATCTCTCGTTCTGGTAGTATTGTCTCCTGGTCAGGCACTGGTGGCGGCCTCACAACTCCTGGTTTAGGAACGTAAACAGTCACCGGTGGTATAATTGGTTTGGATGGTTTATTGAGTGCACAGTCCTTAACCGAGTGCCCTAATGTCATACAATTTGTACATTTGGGAGGTATCCACTCATATTCCACGTCAATTTTGCGCAGTGTTTCTCCCCCTTCCTCGTCTGGCgtcataatgataatatgtttaggTAATTTTGAGCTCACATCCaacatcacgcatacacgagcgaagtccaatctcgtgcatgcctTTGTAATCGCATCTGGATATAGGGGTTTGCCAATACCACTGGCCACTATACTGAAGCCCTCCTCAATCCATAATTCTACCGGTAAGtgtctcaattttatccaaacagggacctgtgtatgttttaatttcctcATCACCATCCCTGGCTCCCATTTCTGCATcacaattggttgtccttgaaaCAACCACGGTCCTCCTTCAATTGCTTCCTCCATATATGCAATAGTTTTGaactagaagaagaaaaaaccattCGTTGTAGCCTTTACCTCCCGCAATCCCGGCCAAACGGAGTTGGCAAAGTCTttaacatgataaaaatacaggcgtttcccaagaaaataacCAACCGCTGTGGTTTTCCATTTTGTAGATCCATTGCGAATAGTTTCCATGGTAGGTCTCACCaccacttcaccattttgtattATTGGAGGTATGCATGAAATTGTCTTCCgagatgaattattgaaagcatcagcaattttgtcatcaatgctCATATTGGAGTGTGTATTCAACGGAATATTACTCACAAACAAACTCGTGGGAAAAGAGCGTTCTCGTGTAGGAAGAGTGCTAATTTTGTCCATAGCATTGCTTATGTCATGCATTACATCAGCAGTTGCATCAGCACTTATGTCATTACTTATATCATCACATAGGTTAGTAGTGATGTCAACGTCTGTGTCAGCAGTTGTGTCATGCCCCACGTCAGTAGTGATGTCAACGTCTGTGTCAGCAGCTGTGTCATGCCCCATGTCAGTAGTGATGTCAGCGTCCGCATCAGCTGCTGTGTCATGCTCCACGTCAGCAAATTCCAGCGTCTTCTCAGTTCTCTCCGGCAGCACATTGTTCAATGTATTCGTCGGCCAGAAAATCGTCAGATTGGTCAGAAAGGTGCCAACAACAGACCCACTGTCTTTACCCATCGTTTCCGTCAAGATCCGTTCACCTATCTTGCCAGAAATGCTGCTGCACGACGGCTGATTATCAACCTTTGTTCCTGTTATGTTTTCCATCGAATTTGTAACCGACAACGACGA
The Sesamum indicum cultivar Zhongzhi No. 13 unplaced genomic scaffold, S_indicum_v1.0 scaffold00234, whole genome shotgun sequence DNA segment above includes these coding regions:
- the LOC105179908 gene encoding uncharacterized protein LOC105179908, coding for MKPVSLLRGYKSDRRPANLTMMAILDGFQKAYSVDFRPLNVLRAAAFQGAHYISPLKRQIISYASASHCWRWVLRFGFCKTEPINWKKSWWDISISFNTISSREGGALQPYYVRGKAMSERVEDLFTWSTMFFKMFN